One window from the genome of Oryza glaberrima chromosome 3, OglaRS2, whole genome shotgun sequence encodes:
- the LOC127766660 gene encoding TSL-kinase interacting protein 1-like: MSLVRSAPARQWAAWTRQEEQNFFNALRQVGKNFEKITLRVQSKSKDQVRHYYYRLVRRMKKLLGPEFSLDAKNSKDTIAAMLCWWSLLEKFSCSASKLHLKPRRFKTFVEALGNQLLKDRNKTRKKCPRGDVCLSSSSSAVNRTPGNESFSVKLLAVDVSNGSKVGSSKGSFFKKVTEPNCSNKSGATKGDLSATRTVKQKRRAGGVVASAAYKKWERAAMAGVSLVADAAEELERNTVNADARMLSPSSSNACTVDGLGTNHIKEADQQAPAKLKLQLFPINEATRKALEKDEHNPHLELTLSARKKISSVLEHLNRKWGNSNIASGELLLFPYCAHQEDLATYQRWTTKDTVAVADVFLSVNSPSVFRLRYGWFSLAELEAGVSEISLTHFENCLIPEDIHAKSPSEACVQKDGNSLSSCAPEQHPCGSKDQSALLLAMPSSTGKSAQVPEQCIDVLPSQFGRQNQDQVTTNQVFEVDQGMDCAAVSEGEWADTLTDISVGYLLTEASRGANTDCPGTSVVKNTLLLENPCSYDSFDAAVALHASRYKSAEQPALASHSTIWGAEETCDAFSFNLPASRKREGSNNSASSSPDSDSDVHPSNSQGFQCFLQDLAGAAVAHNPCIDDAKDIESLCAESPPRSDHDSAPKDQSLADLYWPDSLGPLDLDIPSATYHADDLLLGDSQNSWNRMMANSLDAFRNLSFFTADKNDSIPSIM, encoded by the exons ATGTCCCTCGTTAGATCCGCCCCTGCCCGGCAATGGGCAGCATGGACACGCCAAGAGGAACAAAATTTTTTCAATGCGCTGCGCCAAGTAGGGAAG AATTTTGAGAAGATTACGCTGCGTGTCCAGAGCAAAAGCAAAGATCAG GTCAGACATTATTACTATCGTCTTGTTCGACGCATGAAGAAACTTCTCGGTCCTGAGTTCTCGCTCGATGCAAAAAATTCCAAGGACACCATTGCTGCTATGCTCTGCTG GTGGTCTCTGCTTGAAAAATTTAGCTGCAGTGCATCAAAACTGCATCTGAAGCCTCGGAGATTCAAAACTTTCGTAGAAGCATTG GGAAATCAACTACTAAAGGATAGAAATAAAACCAGAAAAAAGTGTCCACGTGGGGATGTGTGCCTGTCCTCTTCATCTTCGGCTGTCAACAGGACTCCTGGAAATGAATCTTTCTCAGTAAAACTCTTGGCTGTGGATGTCTCCAATGGTAGCAAAGTAGGATCTTCTAAAGGGTCATTTTTCAAAAAGGTCACAGAACCAAATTGCAGTAACAAGTCAGGTGCAACTAAAGGGGACCTCTCCGCCACAAGAACTGTGAAACAGAAAAGAAGAGCAG GTGGTGTTGTTGCATCTGCTGCATATAAAAAATGGGAGAGAGCTGCCATGGCTGGTGTTTCTTTGGTTGCTGATGCAGCTGAAGAGCTTGAGCGCAACACAGTGAACGCTGATGCAAGAATGTTATCTCCATCATCAAGCAATGCCTGCACAGTTGATG GTCTTGGCACAAATCATATAAAGGAAGCAGATCAACAAGCACCTGCAAAGCTAAAGTTGCAGCTATTTCCAATAAATGAAGCTACACGAAAGGCATTAGAGAAG GATGAACATAATCCACATCTGGAACTCACATTAAGTgctaggaaaaaaatatcatcagTACTAGAACATTTGAACCGCAAGTGGGGCAACTCAAACATTGCATCTGGAGAGCTTTTGCTTTTTCCATATTGTGCTCATCAAGAAGATTTAGCTACATATCAGAGGTGGACCACAAAAGATACTGTCGCAGTGGCTGACGTTTTCCTTTCTGTGAATAGCCCATCTGTTTTTCGATTAAG GTATGGTTGGTTTTCCCTTGCTGAGCTTGAAGCAGGTGTAAGTGAAATATCTTTGACTCATTTTGAGAATTGCTTGATACCTGAAGACATCCATGCCAAATCTCCCTCAGAGGCTTGTGTGCAAAAGGATGGTAATTCGCTCAGTAGTTGTGCTCCTGAGCAACACCCTTGTGGTTCCAAAGATCAGTCAGCATTATTGCTTGCTATGCCATCTAGTACAGGCAAGAGTGCTCAGGTGCCAGAGCAGTGCATTGATGTTCTCCCCTCACAGTTTGGCAGGCAGAATCAAGACCAAGTTACCACGAACCAAGTTTTTGAG GTTGATCAAGGGATGGATTGTGCTGCAGTATCTGAAGGAGAGTGGGCAGATACCCTTACTGATATCAGTGTTGGATACTTACTGACAGAAGCTTCCAGAGGTGCTAATACTGATTGTCCAGGGACATCTGTTGTCAAAAACACACTGTTGCTTGAGAATCCCTGCAGCTATGATTCATTTGATGCTGCTGTTGCTCTTCATGCTTCTCGTTATAAATCAGCAGAGCAGCCAGCCCTTGCATCCCATTCAACCATCTGGGGTGCTGAAGAAACCTGTGACGCATTCAGTTTTAACCTACCAGCATCTAGGAAGCGAGAAGGTTCAAATAATTCAGCTAGCAGCTCTCCCGATAGTGACAGTGATGTTCATCCTTCAAACTCACAAGGGTTTCAATGTTTTCTTCAG GACTTAGCTGGAGCGGCGGTTGCTCATAATCCTTGTATTGACGATGCCAAAGATATAGAGTCACTTTGTGCTGAATCGCCACCTCGAAGTGACCACGATTCTGCTCCGAAGGATCAATCTCTAGCTGACTTATACTGG CCTGATTCACTTGGACCATTGGACTTGGACATACCGTCCGCGACATACCATGCTGATGACTTACTCCTAGGGGACAGCCAGAATAGTTGGAACCGCATGATGGCGAATAGCCTGGATGCATTTCGAAACCTGTCGTTCTTCACGGCAGATAAGAATGACTCGATACCATCCATCATGTAG
- the LOC127766661 gene encoding uncharacterized protein LOC127766661 produces the protein MSQEVVNPKAYPLADAQLTMTILDLVQQASNYKQLKKGANEATKTLNRGISEFVVMAADTEPLEILLHLPLLAEDKNVPYVFVPSKQALGRACGVTRPVIACSVTSNEGSQLKTPIQNLKDAIEKLLI, from the exons ATG AGCCAGGAGGTCGTGAACCCTAAGGCCTACCCGCTGGCGGACGCGCAGCTGACGATGACCATCCTCGACCTCGTCCAGCAGGCCTCCAATTACAAGCAGCTCAAGAAGGGGGCCAACGAAG CGACGAAGACCCTGAACAGGGGTATATCAGAGTTCGTGGTGATGGCGGCCGACACGGAGCCGCTCGAGATCCTTCTCCACCTCCCCCTGCTCGCGGAGGATaag AACGTTCCATATGTTTTTGTCCCTTCGAAGCAAGCCCTTGGCCGCGCATGTGGCGTTACTAGACCTGTCATTGCTTGTTCAGTGACCAGCAACGAGGGCAGTCAGCTGAAGACACCGATACAGAATCTCAAG GATGCTATCGAGAAGCTCCTCATTTGA